The following coding sequences lie in one Rutidosis leptorrhynchoides isolate AG116_Rl617_1_P2 chromosome 6, CSIRO_AGI_Rlap_v1, whole genome shotgun sequence genomic window:
- the LOC139855646 gene encoding uncharacterized protein: MATTVVYKDLPSETMTEVSRFINRVGNTSVIPSKFTGEDIHADLIRNLIKVQHIHRGRVTTIVTVKPYVCNAYNTLHGGAVGAIAEIVAIACARTVVNKDKELFLGELSVDYLAAAVNEAEVIVDASVVRSGRNLTVVTIEFKLKDSNKLIYLCRATLYNMPVPSL, from the exons ATGGCAACTACCGTCGTATATAAAGACTTGCCGTCGGAAACGATGACGGAGGTTTCCAGATTCATCAATAGAGTCGGAAATACTTCTGTAATTCCGTCGAAGTTCACCGGCGAAGATATTCATGCCGATTTGATTCGCAACTTGATCAAAGTTCAACATATTCATCGTGGCCGTGTCACCACCATCGTCACCGTTAAACCTTACGTTTGC AATGCTTACAATACCTTGCATGGAGGAGCAGTTGGAGCAATTGCAGAAATTGTGGCCATAGCTTGTGCTAGAACTGTTGTTAACAAAGATAAAGAGCTTTTTCTTGGTGAATTAAGCGTCGACTATCTTGCGGCTGCTGTTAACGAA GCAGAAGTGATCGTCGATGCATCTGTGGTAAGAAGTGGGAGGAACTTGACAGTCGTCACCATAGAGTTCAAGCTAAAGGATTCAAATAAATTGATTTACTTGTGCCGTGCTACCTTATATAACATGCCTGTACCGAGCTTATGA
- the LOC139855499 gene encoding E3 ubiquitin-protein ligase At1g63170-like: MSSQSPSSSSDENNTATVDSTPLLTAASDGIFRNRQLIRRPPSLRGAARFLRRASSRRMLREPSMRVRETAAEQIEERQTDWAYSRPVVILDLFWNLAFIVVSISVLIMSRNEHPMQPLRVWIVGYACQCLLHMVCVCVEYKHRYQQRLVEYGGNLRSEVSNRNSDSNLNHSLSSGSEERDYADITPDRLHNDADDDTSVAKHLESANTMFSFIWWIVGFYWVSSGGQHITQNAPQLYWLCITFLAFDVFFVVICVAVACIVGIAVCCCLPCIIAILYAVADQEGATKDDIERLPKYKFKRIDDFEKENGEIQKGYGGIIVDCDTDAPIERALSEEDAECCICLCSYDDGNELRELPCCHHFHATCIDKWLYINATCPLCKFNILKNGNQSGSDEV, from the exons ATGTCCTCTCAATCTCCGTCATCATCCTCCGACGAAAACAACACCGCAACCGTCGACTCAACGCCGTTACTCACCGCAGCTTCCGACGGCATCTTCCGCAATCGTCAATTAATAAGACGCCCGCCGTCTCTCCGCGGCGCCGCTAGGTTCCTCCGACGCGCCAGTAGCCGGCGGATGCTCCGTGAACCGTCGATGCGTGTGAGAGAAACAGCGGCTGAGCAAATCGAAGAACGGCAAACGGATTGGGCTTACTCACGTCCGGTTGTGATTCTAGACCTATTTTGGAATTTAGCTTTTATTGTTGTTTCAATTTCTGTATTGATTATGAGTCGAAATGAGCATCCGATGCAGCCGTTGAGGGTTTGGATTGTTGGATATGCTTGTCAGTGTTTGCTTCAtatggtttgtgtgtgtgttgagtATAAACATAGGTATCAGCAACGTTTGGTTGAGTATGGTGGTAATTTGAGATCCGAAGTCAGTAATCGGAATTCGGATTCGAATTTGAACCATTCTTTGAGTTCGGGGAGCGAGGAAAGGGATTACGCGGATATAACACCGGATAGGTTGCATAATGATGCTGATGATGATACCAG TGTTGCTAAGCATCTGGAGTCTGCTAATACAATGTTTTCGTTTATATGGTGGATTGTTGGATTCTACTGGGTGTCTTCCGGTGGTCAACATATCACTCAGAATGCACCTCAATTATACTG GCTGTGTATTACATTCTTGGCATTTGATGTGTTCTTTGTCGTTATTTGTGTTGCTGTTGCATGTATAGTTGGTATTGCTGTTTGCTGCTGTCTACCCTGTATTATCGCAATCTTATATGCCGTCGCTGATCAG GAGGGTGCAACCAAGGATGATATTGAACGGCTGCCTAAATACAAGTTCAAGAGGATAGATGATTTTGAGAAAGAAAATGGAGAGATCCAGAAAGGTTATGGTGGAATAATAGTTGATTGTGATACTGATGCACCCATTGAACGAGCTTTATCTGAGGAAGATGCT GAATGTTGCATTTGTCTTTGCTCATACGATGATGGAAACGAACTCCGCGAGCTCCCATGTTGTCATCATTTTCATGCCACCTGTATCGATAAGTGGTTGTACATTAATGCCACATGTCCTCTTTGCAAGTTCAACATACTAAAGAACGGTAACCAAAGTGGCAGTGATGAAGTATAA